A single genomic interval of Cucumis sativus cultivar 9930 chromosome 7, Cucumber_9930_V3, whole genome shotgun sequence harbors:
- the LOC101205194 gene encoding subtilisin-like protease SBT1.4, whose protein sequence is MANFHLPSSSFFFFFLFCFFPLIFSRSLENQETYIVHVSKSEKPSLFSSHHHWHSSILESLSSSPHPTKLLYNYERAANGFSARITTVQAEELRRVPGIISVIPDQIRQLHTTRTPHFLGLADNLGLWADTNYADDVIIGVLDTGIWPERPSFSDEGLSPVPARWKGTCDTGEGVSAFACNRKIIGARAYFYGYESNLRGSLKVSSDFKSARDTEGHGTHTASTAAGSFVNNASFFQYARGEARGMASRARIAAYKICWEFGCYDSDILAAMDQAISDGVDVISLSVGSSGRAPAYYRDSIAIGAFGAMQHGVVVSCSAGNSGPGPYTAVNIAPWILTVGASTIDREFLADVILGDGRVFSGVSLYSGDPLGDSKLQLVYGGDCGSRYCYSGSLDSSKVAGKIVVCDRGGNARVAKGGAVKSAGGLGMVLANTEENGEELLADSHLIPGTMVGAIAGNKLRDYIHTDPNPTATIVFRGTVIGDSPPAPRVAAFSSRGPNYRTAEILKPDVIAPGVNILAGWSGYSSPTGLNIDPRRVEFNIISGTSMSCPHVSGVAALLRKAFPTWSPAAIKSALITTSYSLDSSGKPIKDLSTSEESNPFVHGAGHINPNQALNPGLIYDLTPQDYVSFLCSIGYDSKQIAVFVKGSSYFQLCEHKLTNPGNLNYPSFSVVFDEEEVVKYTRTVTNVGDETEVVYEVKVEAPQGVVISVVPNKLEFNKEKTTQSYEITFTKINGFKESASFGSIQWGDGIHSVRSPIAVSFKTGGSIASM, encoded by the coding sequence atggcGAATTTCCAtctcccttcttcttcatttttcttcttcttccttttctgtTTCTTCCCTCTGATTTTCTCTCGATCGCTGGAAAATCAAGAAACATACATCGTTCATGTCTCTAAATCGGAGAAGCCTTCTTTATTCTCCTCTCATCATCACTGGCACTCTTCCATTCTTGAATCACTCTCTTCTTCACCTCATCCCACCAAACTTCTTTACAACTACGAGCGTGCCGCTAATGGATTCTCCGCACGAATCACGACTGTTCAGGCCGAGGAGCTGCGTCGTGTTCCAGGTATTATTTCGGTGATTCCTGATCAGATCCGTCAGCTTCATACCACTCGGACGCCTCATTTCTTGGGCTTGGCGGATAACCTAGGGCTCTGGGCTGACACGAATTATGCCGATGATGTGATTATTGGTGTTCTTGATACTGGAATTTGGCCGGAGAGACCAAGTTTTTCTGATGAAGGTTTGTCTCCGGTTCCGGCAAGATGGAAAGGTACGTGCGATACTGGGGAGGGAGTTTCGGCTTTTGCTTGCAATCGGAAGATTATTGGTGCAAGAGCGTATTTTTACGGATATGAGTCTAATTTAAGAGGATCGCTGAAAGTTTCTTCGGATTTCAAATCTGCTAGAGATACGGAGGGCCATGGAACTCATACGGCTTCAACGGCTGCAGGTTCGTTCGTTAACAATGCTAGTTTTTTCCAGTACGCTCGTGGTGAAGCCAGAGGTATGGCGAGTAGAGCTCGTATCGCTGCCTACAAGATCTGCTGGGAATTTGGCTGTTACGACTCTGACATACTTGCCGCTATGGATCAGGCGATTTCCGATGGCGTCGACGTCATCTCTCTCTCAGTAGGATCCTCCGGTCGTGCCCCTGCGTATTATCGAGACTCCATTGCAATCGGCGCGTTTGGCGCAATGCAGCACGGCGTCGTTGTTTCTTGCTCCGCCGGTAACTCCGGTCCTGGTCCTTACACGGCTGTGAACATCGCTCCTTGGATCCTCACCGTTGGTGCCTCCACAATCGATAGAGAGTTTCTTGCCGATGTCATTCTTGGAGACGGTAGGGTTTTTAGCGGCGTGTCGCTTTACTCCGGTGATCCTCTTGGCGATTCCAAGCTTCAGTTGGTCTATGGTGGAGATTGCGGTAGCCGGTATTGTTATTCTGGATCCCTTGATTCGTCGAAAGTTGCTGGAAAAATTGTCGTGTGCGATCGAGGAGGGAACGCCAGAGTCGCCAAAGGAGGCGCAGTGAAATCCGCCGGCGGTCTTGGTATGGTACTAGCGAACACGGAGGAAAACGGCGAAGAACTCTTAGCAGACTCCCATCTTATTCCAGGAACAATGGTCGGTGCAATCGCCGGCAACAAGCTTCGAGACTACATTCATACAGATCCGAATCCAACTGCTACAATCGTGTTTCGCGGAACTGTCATTGGCGATTCACCGCCAGCTCCTAGAGTCGCTGCCTTCTCCAGCCGGGGTCCGAACTACAGGACTGCAGAGATTCTAAAACCAGACGTTATAGCTCCGGGAGTTAACATTTTGGCCGGCTGGAGCGGCTACAGCAGTCCGACCGGTCTAAACATCGATCCTCGAAGAGTCGAGTTCAATATCATCTCCGGAACTTCAATGTCTTGCCCTCATGTCAGTGGCGTCGCCGCCTTACTCCGAAAGGCTTTTCCGACGTGGTCACCTGCTGCAATCAAATCTGCTCTGATCACCACTTCTTATTCTTTGGACAGTTCCGGCAAACCAATAAAAGATCTCTCCACAAGCGAAGAATCAAATCCATTCGTCCATGGCGCCGGCCATATCAATCCCAACCAAGCTCTGAATCCAGGCTTGATTTATGATCTCACTCCTCAAGATTACGTTTCATTTCTCTGCTCAATTGGTTACGATTCTAAACAAATAGCTGTTTTCGTGAAGGGTTCTTCATACTTCCAACTTTGTGAACACAAGCTGACCAACCCCGGCAACCTGAATTACCCATCTTTCTCTGTCGTGTTCGACGAGGAGGAGGTGGTGAAATACACAAGAACAGTGACAAATGTAGGAGATGAAACTGAAGTTGTTTATGAAGTGAAAGTAGAAGCTCCACAAGGCGTTGTAATCAGTGTTGTTCCAAACAAGCTGGAGTTCAATAAAGAGAAGACAACACAGTCTTATGAGATCACATTCACCAAAATCAATGGATTCAAGGAATCAGCAAGCTTTGGATCAATTCAATGGGGTGATGGAATCCACAGTGTTAGGAGTCCAATCGCTGTGTCCTTTAAGACTGGAGGATCCATAGCTTCGATGTAA